A region from the Oceanidesulfovibrio marinus genome encodes:
- the pgl gene encoding 6-phosphogluconolactonase, which yields MEKFLRYFKDADSFNDAAAREIASLIVEAVEARGRATLALAGGNTPKPVYERLAALPGLPWEQVDVFLGDERMVPPDSGDSNLHMAQEHLLGALDHARPRVHPIETVGKSTAEAATAYDAELSRILDGDGCAEGPGRLDLVLLGMGGDGHTASLFPKAAARQENTARVAAVSAAEMSEGMAPRVDRVTLTPRSLNESRCVLFMLTGSSKLQLFEAMESGDPQAAMLPAAEVRPQDCLIWYLLKP from the coding sequence GTGGAAAAGTTTCTCAGATACTTCAAGGATGCCGACAGCTTCAATGATGCGGCGGCGCGCGAGATCGCGTCTTTGATTGTCGAGGCCGTGGAGGCGCGGGGCCGCGCAACACTGGCTCTGGCAGGCGGCAACACGCCCAAACCCGTGTACGAACGACTGGCTGCGTTGCCGGGGCTGCCCTGGGAGCAGGTCGATGTGTTCTTGGGCGACGAGCGCATGGTGCCGCCCGACTCCGGGGACAGCAATCTGCACATGGCGCAGGAGCACCTGCTCGGCGCTCTGGACCATGCCCGGCCGCGGGTGCATCCCATAGAAACCGTGGGCAAAAGTACGGCGGAAGCCGCGACGGCGTACGATGCCGAGCTGTCCAGAATTCTGGACGGAGACGGCTGCGCGGAAGGTCCGGGCCGCCTGGATCTCGTGCTGCTCGGCATGGGCGGGGACGGCCACACGGCGTCGCTTTTTCCCAAGGCCGCGGCGCGGCAGGAAAACACGGCCCGAGTCGCCGCCGTGTCCGCCGCAGAGATGTCGGAGGGAATGGCGCCGCGGGTGGATCGCGTCACCCTGACGCCGCGGTCGTTGAACGAGTCCCGCTGCGTGCTCTTCATGCTGACCGGGAGCTCCAAGCTGCAGCTTTTCGAAGCCATGGAAAGCGGCGACCCCCAGGCTGCCATGCTGCCGGCCGCGGAGGTCCGGCCGCAGGACTGCCTGATTTGGTATCTCCTGAAACCATGA
- a CDS encoding response regulator, with amino-acid sequence MKAQDSSPRLGWSGAVGRGAPTLLAAGPHAVAAMEARRDSYDNVICVENGREALLAAARHKPEIAVVDAGLEPDGAVPLAASLRSMTPALPVIYLMDREDSGFLEDAAALGPAMFVPGDSAPEVLDKALEATARQVMRHRELAEYRRITETMLDGMQQPALLVHPVSLLILQANDSAQQLGLHAGDTFSGPFFREDLFPKADSFAAHEDFDAALAQLNAVPAAEVRAYDRCWEISMNRVATWGVLVTATDVTHRAMVREELEGLVDERTRELIRSRERLELLVDNLPLMIRAFDENGVHIFWNKECERVTGYSSRRIVGNHDAASLLYPSADTAPPPDLPGTYREREVVIRSAEGSPLVTAWTNISKECPIPGWANWETGRNVTLARELEGQLRTAREAAETANEAKSSFLANMSHEIRTPLNSILGFTSLTLNSELSDEQRESLGYIRASARELLDIINDILDISKIEAGHVDLMQEVFSIRAIIDETVNLFQPQLASKKLALTLRIDRDTPQFVIGDQTRLRQVLTNIISNAIKFSRQGEIRARVEPAGADEDQDGPLIHFAVRDQGVGIPHDKLSTIFDTFTRLESTAKNVQGTGLGLAICKRLVSLLGGMIWAESEVGEGSVFHFTARFGLPGATMDAPSYTREQNMAPTRPLSILVVDDDQGSRRMLARTLVSKGHEVVTATTGSETLELLSHNGFDCVLMDIRLPGMDGLETTRRIRSGSFAGVRTDIPIIAVTAFAIKGDKERFLAAGMDDYVAKPVDFAILDRILAGVVSRGASGEETPLLITGRHKGRG; translated from the coding sequence ATGAAGGCACAGGATTCTTCGCCCCGGCTTGGCTGGTCCGGTGCTGTCGGACGTGGAGCCCCGACGTTGCTCGCCGCCGGTCCGCATGCAGTTGCGGCCATGGAGGCGAGGCGCGATTCGTACGACAACGTCATCTGTGTGGAAAACGGCCGCGAGGCCCTGCTTGCCGCGGCCCGGCACAAACCAGAGATCGCCGTGGTGGACGCCGGCCTGGAGCCTGACGGCGCCGTGCCGCTGGCGGCCTCGCTGCGCTCCATGACCCCTGCCCTCCCCGTCATCTATTTAATGGACCGCGAGGATTCCGGATTCCTGGAGGACGCCGCCGCCCTGGGACCGGCCATGTTTGTGCCTGGCGACTCCGCTCCCGAGGTGCTCGACAAGGCCCTCGAAGCCACCGCCCGGCAGGTCATGCGCCACCGTGAGCTTGCCGAGTACCGCCGGATCACGGAAACCATGCTCGACGGCATGCAGCAGCCAGCCCTGCTGGTGCACCCGGTCAGCCTGCTCATTCTGCAGGCCAACGACAGCGCCCAGCAGCTCGGCCTGCACGCCGGCGATACTTTCAGCGGACCGTTTTTCCGCGAAGATCTTTTCCCAAAAGCAGACTCCTTTGCGGCCCATGAGGATTTCGACGCCGCCCTGGCCCAGCTGAACGCTGTTCCCGCGGCAGAGGTCCGCGCCTACGACCGCTGCTGGGAGATCTCCATGAACCGCGTGGCCACCTGGGGCGTGCTGGTCACGGCCACAGACGTGACCCACCGGGCCATGGTCCGCGAGGAACTGGAAGGCCTGGTGGACGAGCGCACACGCGAGCTGATCCGCTCCCGCGAGCGCCTGGAGCTGCTGGTGGACAACCTGCCGCTCATGATCCGCGCCTTTGACGAAAACGGCGTGCACATTTTCTGGAACAAGGAGTGCGAGCGCGTGACCGGCTATTCCAGCCGCCGCATAGTGGGCAACCACGACGCCGCTTCGCTGCTCTACCCCTCGGCGGACACGGCCCCGCCGCCGGACCTGCCAGGCACCTACCGGGAGCGCGAGGTCGTCATCCGCTCGGCAGAGGGCTCTCCCCTGGTCACGGCATGGACCAACATCTCCAAAGAGTGCCCCATTCCAGGCTGGGCCAACTGGGAGACCGGGCGCAACGTGACTCTGGCCAGGGAGCTGGAAGGCCAGCTGCGCACCGCCCGCGAAGCGGCGGAAACAGCCAACGAGGCCAAGTCCTCCTTCCTCGCCAACATGAGCCACGAGATACGCACGCCCCTCAACTCCATCCTGGGCTTCACCTCCCTGACCCTCAACTCCGAGCTCAGCGACGAGCAGCGCGAGAGCCTGGGCTATATCCGCGCCTCGGCCCGGGAGCTCCTCGATATCATCAACGATATCCTCGACATCTCCAAGATCGAGGCCGGCCATGTGGACCTGATGCAGGAGGTCTTCTCCATCCGCGCGATCATCGACGAGACGGTCAACCTGTTCCAGCCGCAGCTTGCATCCAAAAAGCTGGCGCTGACGTTGCGCATCGATCGCGACACCCCGCAGTTTGTAATTGGCGACCAGACGCGACTCCGCCAGGTGCTCACCAATATCATCTCCAACGCCATCAAGTTCTCCAGGCAGGGGGAAATTCGCGCCCGGGTGGAACCCGCCGGCGCCGACGAAGACCAGGACGGCCCGCTCATTCACTTTGCCGTGCGCGACCAGGGCGTAGGGATTCCGCACGACAAGCTGTCTACAATTTTTGACACCTTCACACGACTGGAATCCACCGCGAAAAATGTCCAGGGAACTGGACTCGGGCTGGCCATCTGCAAGCGCCTTGTCTCGCTGCTGGGCGGCATGATCTGGGCTGAATCCGAGGTCGGCGAGGGCTCGGTCTTCCATTTCACCGCGCGTTTCGGTCTGCCCGGCGCGACCATGGATGCGCCATCCTACACCCGCGAGCAGAACATGGCGCCCACACGCCCGCTCTCCATCCTGGTGGTGGACGACGACCAGGGCAGCCGCCGCATGCTGGCGCGCACCCTTGTCTCCAAGGGGCACGAGGTGGTCACCGCCACCACGGGCAGCGAAACGCTGGAGCTGCTCTCCCACAACGGCTTCGACTGCGTGCTCATGGACATCCGCCTGCCCGGCATGGACGGCCTGGAGACCACCCGCCGCATCCGCAGCGGCTCCTTTGCCGGCGTCAGGACGGACATTCCGATAATCGCGGTGACGGCCTTTGCCATCAAGGGGGACAAAGAGCGCTTCCTGGCCGCCGGCATGGACGACTATGTGGCCAAGCCCGTGGACTTCGCCATCCTCGACAGGATTCTCGCCGGGGTCGTCTCCCGCGGCGCGTCGGGCGAGGAGACCCCGCTGCTCATCACCGGCAGACACAAAGGCCGGGGCTAG
- a CDS encoding EAL and HDOD domain-containing protein, giving the protein MQQDTHTYHDVYLAKQPVFDDAGSLWGFELLYRGDLNATSAQFTDSDLASLAVTAAAGLCTEADLKGGLHIALTFSSKSIISGVPEALPPENLIVEVQEAQALDPELKPALTRLAEKGYRIAVADYQARTGAEWLVSLCDFLLIDVIGFEPREIIHIVTTGKSFGKTLMAKKVEDVTTQQLAASLGCTLFQGYFFKHPEIVAHRTLSSHEAGRLRLLKIIQRGDLELEELTEAIRSDVGLSYRLINYLNSPFFGIRHTIRSVEQAVTLLGWRQIVDWLRVIILADFAVGDTGRELAFASVQRARFLELAAHSLGSDEEAAKTRFLLGLFSLLDVMLATPMDELVDPMNLDTEIAVALLGQNNEFARWLGLAISFEKGDWKGLDAAVKSMDLDPAVIARSYAEALDWTSMLMMEMPSNDGR; this is encoded by the coding sequence ATGCAGCAGGACACGCACACATACCACGACGTCTACCTGGCCAAGCAGCCTGTTTTTGATGACGCCGGCTCCCTGTGGGGTTTCGAGCTGCTCTACCGCGGCGACCTCAACGCCACCTCCGCCCAGTTCACCGACAGCGATCTGGCAAGTCTGGCAGTCACTGCCGCCGCCGGCCTGTGCACGGAAGCGGACCTGAAGGGCGGCTTGCACATCGCGCTCACGTTCTCCTCGAAGAGCATCATCTCCGGCGTGCCGGAAGCCCTGCCGCCGGAGAACCTCATCGTGGAGGTCCAGGAGGCGCAGGCCCTCGACCCGGAGCTGAAGCCCGCGCTGACCCGGCTGGCGGAAAAGGGCTACCGGATAGCCGTGGCCGACTACCAGGCGCGGACCGGTGCGGAGTGGCTCGTCTCCCTGTGCGACTTCCTGCTGATCGACGTCATCGGCTTCGAGCCGCGCGAGATCATCCACATCGTCACCACCGGCAAGTCCTTCGGCAAGACGCTCATGGCCAAGAAGGTGGAGGACGTGACCACGCAGCAGCTCGCCGCCTCCCTGGGCTGCACCCTGTTCCAGGGCTACTTTTTCAAGCACCCGGAGATCGTCGCCCACCGGACGCTGAGCTCCCACGAGGCCGGCCGCCTGCGCCTGCTCAAAATAATCCAGCGCGGCGATCTGGAGCTGGAGGAGCTGACAGAGGCCATCCGCTCCGACGTAGGCCTGAGCTACCGTCTCATCAACTACCTCAACTCCCCGTTCTTCGGCATACGCCACACCATCCGCTCGGTGGAGCAGGCCGTCACGCTGCTGGGCTGGCGGCAAATTGTGGACTGGCTGCGCGTCATCATCCTGGCCGACTTTGCCGTCGGCGATACCGGCCGCGAGCTCGCCTTTGCCTCGGTCCAGCGCGCCCGCTTCCTGGAGCTGGCGGCCCACTCCCTGGGCTCTGACGAGGAGGCGGCCAAGACGCGCTTCCTGCTCGGCCTCTTCTCCCTGCTCGACGTCATGCTCGCCACGCCCATGGACGAGCTGGTGGACCCGATGAACCTGGACACGGAGATAGCCGTGGCCCTGCTGGGACAGAACAACGAGTTTGCCCGCTGGCTCGGTCTGGCCATCTCCTTTGAAAAGGGCGATTGGAAAGGTCTGGACGCCGCGGTCAAGAGCATGGACCTCGACCCTGCCGTCATCGCGCGCAGCTATGCCGAGGCGCTGGATTGGACCTCCATGCTGATGATGGAGATGCCGTCCAACGACGGCCGATAG
- a CDS encoding tetratricopeptide repeat protein, translating into MAKIVLNQVACTGHLAEDIGESGTSKPGAIPGCLDFVIAHWTIASKSNFAFLESLEKADPPIPYIVMLRDKDGSAKQLKLQLKERGSLFSLSQPFSTDKLEEVIGKVIASLPEPVAAQYRERMGNDSSNPFDIGGGVPTAQPAAPQPQNNPPTQAGDGPVAANPDSKPLDALGNTLFELEETRPEEDNREDESLSEEERAVVNWFDDPEFLGSTQRLRDSIHFRVSFNENDSAFAVEKAQEPSAAYGETPHSDAAVDTPDASDGQTGGNGSAKKQRDHAAETAKESTAVTARRHFSKGKEALAAKDYTQAIRNFTAVLQLKPGSPQAYKGLAVAFRGKGDWNRSCYFLGRACQSFIWCGRFEEGLAMHEEMKRRGITTVHPFGAVAQTLVKRGRLDKALRLLEQGRKLAPKDADLLWAYALLLSFKGDNKSAIRALDDLLSSAAKHKDARNLRAKLLSKPPKPPKPDKNGKGDDSQQSHDLDSLSDE; encoded by the coding sequence ATGGCAAAAATCGTGCTGAACCAGGTGGCCTGCACCGGCCACTTGGCGGAAGATATTGGAGAGTCCGGGACAAGCAAGCCCGGCGCCATTCCAGGCTGCCTCGATTTTGTCATAGCCCATTGGACCATTGCCTCCAAGAGCAACTTCGCCTTTCTCGAATCCCTGGAGAAGGCCGACCCGCCCATCCCTTACATTGTCATGCTTCGGGACAAGGACGGCTCGGCAAAGCAGCTGAAGCTGCAGCTCAAGGAGCGCGGCAGCCTCTTCAGCCTGAGCCAGCCTTTCTCCACAGACAAGCTCGAAGAGGTCATCGGCAAGGTCATCGCATCCCTGCCGGAGCCCGTGGCCGCGCAGTATCGCGAGCGCATGGGCAACGACTCCAGCAACCCCTTCGACATCGGAGGCGGCGTACCCACGGCCCAACCCGCCGCTCCCCAGCCGCAGAACAATCCCCCGACCCAGGCCGGCGACGGTCCTGTTGCCGCCAACCCGGACTCCAAGCCATTGGATGCACTGGGCAATACGCTTTTCGAGCTGGAAGAGACCCGGCCCGAGGAGGACAACAGGGAAGACGAGTCCCTCTCCGAAGAGGAACGCGCCGTTGTCAACTGGTTCGACGACCCGGAGTTCCTGGGCTCCACTCAACGGCTGCGCGACTCGATCCATTTCCGGGTCAGCTTCAACGAGAACGACAGCGCCTTTGCCGTGGAAAAGGCGCAGGAACCCTCGGCAGCGTATGGCGAAACGCCGCATTCCGATGCGGCAGTGGATACGCCGGATGCATCTGACGGCCAGACAGGGGGCAACGGCTCCGCGAAAAAGCAGCGCGACCACGCCGCCGAGACCGCCAAGGAGTCCACGGCTGTCACGGCTCGGCGCCACTTCTCCAAGGGCAAGGAGGCGCTCGCGGCCAAGGACTATACCCAGGCGATCCGCAACTTCACGGCCGTGCTGCAGCTCAAGCCCGGTTCTCCCCAGGCGTACAAGGGCTTGGCCGTCGCCTTCCGCGGCAAGGGGGACTGGAACCGTTCCTGCTACTTCCTGGGCCGCGCCTGCCAGAGCTTCATCTGGTGTGGCCGGTTCGAGGAAGGACTGGCCATGCACGAGGAGATGAAGCGGCGCGGCATCACCACGGTTCACCCCTTCGGCGCCGTGGCCCAGACTCTGGTGAAGCGCGGCCGGCTGGACAAGGCGCTGCGCCTGCTGGAGCAGGGGCGTAAGCTGGCTCCCAAGGACGCGGACCTGCTCTGGGCGTATGCGCTGCTCCTCTCATTCAAGGGCGACAACAAGTCCGCCATCCGCGCGCTGGACGACCTGCTCTCCTCCGCCGCCAAGCACAAGGACGCGCGCAACCTCCGCGCCAAGCTCTTGAGCAAGCCGCCAAAGCCGCCAAAGCCGGACAAGAACGGCAAGGGCGACGACTCCCAACAGTCCCACGATCTCGACTCGCTGTCCGACGAGTAG
- a CDS encoding tetratricopeptide repeat protein, giving the protein MMTALSIPWRMSARVVLLCALFLTVAAPPLLASPYEDARDGLAAVRDGDYERGVELLTRAIESGDLEETNLTIAYYDRGNAWFYLEEYDKALEDLTTAIERNPRFLEAFVKRGAAYKELGKYDLAIADYTSALELNPNNGRALFMRGLAYSLAGDAESAMADIAAAHRIDQRYVITPLLQSIRAAGPEYAIKFMSRAIDSGELDPENLAWTYYYRGLAWREIGADQNAAADFSKAVELSPDMAMAYTRRADTAMEQGDARAAVADYTKALAINATLAEAYMRRGFAWSRLGNTAQAVRDFAAAKELDESLEIPDIDAVVGDAPVGAPADSSADASGNVSANASGGKPDSETSPGQNASQP; this is encoded by the coding sequence ATGATGACCGCTTTATCCATTCCCTGGCGCATGTCTGCCCGCGTGGTGCTGCTCTGCGCATTGTTCCTGACAGTGGCCGCGCCGCCCCTGCTGGCCTCGCCGTACGAGGACGCCCGCGACGGCCTCGCCGCTGTCCGGGACGGCGATTACGAACGCGGCGTGGAGCTGCTCACCAGGGCCATCGAGTCCGGCGATCTGGAGGAGACGAACCTCACCATCGCCTACTACGACCGCGGCAACGCCTGGTTCTATCTGGAGGAGTACGACAAGGCCTTGGAGGATCTGACCACGGCCATCGAGCGCAACCCGCGGTTCCTCGAAGCATTCGTCAAGCGCGGCGCCGCGTACAAGGAGCTCGGCAAGTATGACCTGGCCATCGCCGACTACACCTCGGCCCTGGAGCTCAATCCCAACAACGGCCGGGCGCTTTTCATGCGCGGGCTGGCGTACTCTCTGGCCGGAGACGCCGAGTCGGCCATGGCCGACATCGCGGCGGCGCACCGCATCGACCAGCGTTACGTCATCACACCGCTGCTGCAGTCCATCCGCGCGGCCGGGCCGGAGTACGCCATCAAGTTCATGTCCCGCGCCATCGACTCCGGCGAGCTGGACCCCGAGAACCTTGCCTGGACATACTACTACCGGGGCCTTGCCTGGCGCGAAATCGGCGCCGACCAGAACGCGGCCGCGGACTTCTCCAAAGCCGTGGAGCTTTCCCCGGACATGGCCATGGCCTACACCCGGCGCGCCGACACCGCCATGGAACAGGGCGACGCCCGCGCCGCCGTGGCCGACTACACCAAGGCCCTGGCCATCAACGCCACCCTGGCCGAGGCGTACATGCGCCGCGGCTTTGCCTGGTCCAGGCTGGGCAACACGGCCCAGGCCGTGCGCGACTTCGCCGCGGCCAAGGAGCTGGACGAGTCACTGGAGATACCGGACATCGACGCCGTGGTGGGCGATGCCCCGGTTGGCGCTCCCGCCGACTCTTCCGCGGATGCTTCCGGAAATGTTTCCGCAAATGCTTCAGGGGGCAAGCCTGATTCCGAAACGTCGCCCGGGCAGAACGCCAGCCAGCCCTGA
- a CDS encoding glycosyltransferase gives MHRICHIITGLNVGGAERHLAALLSRLEAGPDDADGGDRQSSAAGGFHNEVISLLEPGAMAAELGRIPVFSLGMDRGLSAPHKWPGAMRRLARLLESRPPDLVQTWMYHADLAGAAAIRLAHWPGKKPPLVWGLRNAYVSKGAVRLSTRGVITMLALLSRRRSSGPAAIIAPSQTAVRIHAKLGYAANTLAVIPSGVDTDRFRPDAGARARLLDAAGIADPDVLLVGFVSRWDPVKDVPGFLAALAALPEDMTPRVRAVLMGTGLNRENRELAAMVDTHPLKQSIRLLGVRGDLPALLPGLDVAVNSSRGESLPMAVLEAMSCGVACVVTDVGDSAIAVGKTGFVAPPGDAGALASAMAAVLRLPDEERRGLGSAARERALLEYGLDRSAARYAALYRTLIAGRGLTEFI, from the coding sequence ATGCACAGAATCTGTCACATCATAACCGGCCTCAACGTGGGCGGCGCGGAGCGGCATCTGGCCGCCCTGCTCTCCCGGCTGGAGGCCGGCCCGGATGATGCGGACGGCGGGGACCGGCAGAGTTCAGCAGCCGGCGGCTTCCACAACGAGGTCATCAGCCTGCTGGAGCCCGGCGCCATGGCCGCGGAGCTTGGGCGCATTCCGGTTTTCAGCCTGGGCATGGACCGCGGCCTTTCCGCGCCGCACAAATGGCCCGGGGCGATGCGCCGCCTGGCGCGCCTTCTGGAAAGCCGGCCGCCGGACCTGGTGCAGACGTGGATGTACCATGCCGACCTCGCCGGCGCGGCAGCCATACGCCTGGCCCATTGGCCGGGAAAGAAGCCACCGCTGGTGTGGGGTTTGCGCAACGCCTATGTTTCCAAGGGCGCCGTGCGGCTCTCCACGCGCGGCGTCATCACGATGCTGGCCCTGCTCTCCCGCCGGCGCAGCTCCGGACCCGCCGCGATTATCGCGCCGTCGCAAACGGCCGTGCGCATACACGCCAAGCTCGGCTATGCCGCAAATACGCTGGCCGTGATTCCAAGCGGCGTGGACACGGACCGCTTCCGGCCGGATGCCGGGGCGCGGGCCCGCCTTTTGGATGCTGCCGGCATTGCCGATCCGGACGTTCTGCTCGTGGGGTTCGTCTCCCGCTGGGACCCGGTGAAGGATGTGCCTGGGTTCCTGGCCGCTCTGGCCGCCCTGCCGGAAGACATGACCCCGCGCGTGCGGGCAGTGCTCATGGGAACCGGGCTGAACCGCGAGAACCGCGAGCTCGCAGCCATGGTGGATACTCATCCGCTCAAACAATCCATCCGCCTGCTGGGGGTGCGCGGTGATCTGCCGGCGCTGTTACCGGGATTGGATGTTGCGGTGAACAGCTCGCGCGGGGAGTCGCTGCCCATGGCCGTGCTGGAGGCCATGTCCTGCGGCGTGGCGTGCGTGGTGACGGATGTGGGCGACTCGGCCATCGCCGTGGGGAAGACGGGGTTCGTTGCGCCGCCTGGCGACGCCGGAGCGCTGGCCTCGGCCATGGCCGCCGTGTTGCGGCTTCCGGACGAAGAACGCCGCGGGCTGGGCTCTGCGGCCAGGGAGCGCGCGCTCTTGGAGTACGGCCTGGACCGGTCGGCCGCCCGCTACGCCGCTTTGTACCGTACGCTCATCGCCGGCCGCGGGTTGACAGAGTTCATCTGA
- a CDS encoding ROK family protein: protein MATILAADIGGTSSRFGLFTIESGGTLSLERTDIFETADAESFSDLVSRVSELDIDIDNVDTAVFAVPGAVNRGVFVSMPNVTWNIDLEKSSNKFYQEKLTLINDFKAQAYATRTEAIRDAKKIKTGQAVEDATVAVVGAGTGLGHAAVTMGAPGRITAVASEMGHIAFSFIGEEEEAFHAFLRKKLSIPYGYGDLVVTGPGLSHIHEFLTGERLEPKEVSERAEPRVMEWFSRFYGRAARHYALAVVAQGGVYIAGGVAAKNPSFVDCDAFRNEFVLSPTYGYLLEKIPVWLNRNEKSGLWGAGYLGAQKLDLVS, encoded by the coding sequence ATGGCTACCATACTAGCGGCCGACATCGGCGGAACATCCAGCCGGTTCGGCCTGTTCACCATCGAGAGCGGCGGGACGCTCAGCCTGGAGCGGACCGATATCTTTGAGACGGCCGACGCCGAGTCATTCTCCGACCTGGTCTCCCGCGTTTCGGAGCTGGATATCGACATCGACAACGTGGACACGGCCGTGTTCGCCGTGCCCGGGGCTGTGAACCGCGGCGTGTTCGTCTCCATGCCCAACGTTACCTGGAATATCGATCTGGAGAAGAGCAGCAACAAATTTTATCAAGAGAAGCTGACCCTTATCAATGATTTCAAAGCCCAGGCCTATGCCACCCGCACCGAGGCCATCCGCGACGCCAAAAAGATAAAAACGGGCCAGGCCGTGGAGGATGCCACGGTAGCCGTGGTCGGGGCCGGCACCGGTCTTGGCCATGCCGCGGTGACCATGGGCGCGCCGGGCCGGATAACGGCGGTTGCCTCGGAAATGGGCCATATTGCCTTTTCGTTCATCGGCGAGGAGGAAGAGGCGTTCCATGCATTTTTACGGAAGAAGCTCAGCATTCCATATGGATACGGAGATCTTGTTGTTACCGGGCCGGGGCTCAGCCACATCCACGAGTTCCTGACCGGTGAACGGCTGGAGCCCAAGGAGGTTTCCGAGCGTGCCGAGCCCCGCGTGATGGAGTGGTTCTCCCGGTTCTATGGCCGGGCCGCGCGCCATTACGCACTGGCCGTGGTGGCGCAGGGCGGGGTCTACATCGCTGGGGGCGTGGCCGCAAAGAACCCGTCATTCGTGGATTGTGACGCCTTCCGCAATGAGTTCGTCCTGTCTCCGACGTATGGGTACCTGCTGGAAAAGATTCCAGTGTGGCTCAACCGCAACGAAAAATCCGGCCTGTGGGGCGCTGGCTATCTCGGCGCGCAGAAGCTGGATTTGGTCAGCTGA
- the rpiA gene encoding ribose-5-phosphate isomerase RpiA, whose protein sequence is MSESLDQYKREAALAAVAEVRPGMVVGLGHGSTAIHAIREIARLLDSGELHDIRGLPCSEHVAREARKKGMGVVNLGEVEGADLTIDGADELTETCDAVKGGGGALLSEKIVHQNSRRIILIVDYTKFVSRLGEKRALPVEVAKYGWQAQQRFIKSLGAMSADLRQDDSGEPFTTDHGHFILDCRFDPMDDPHALAQALESRAGIMEHGLFLNMAQEARVAGPEGLRTLRR, encoded by the coding sequence ATGAGCGAGTCACTGGATCAGTATAAGCGGGAGGCGGCGCTCGCCGCCGTGGCGGAGGTCAGGCCAGGTATGGTGGTGGGGTTGGGCCACGGCAGCACGGCCATCCACGCCATCCGCGAGATCGCCCGGTTGCTGGACAGCGGCGAACTGCATGATATTCGAGGATTGCCGTGCTCCGAGCATGTGGCCAGGGAAGCCAGGAAAAAGGGCATGGGGGTGGTCAACCTGGGCGAGGTGGAGGGCGCGGACCTTACCATCGACGGGGCCGATGAGCTGACCGAGACGTGCGACGCGGTCAAGGGCGGCGGCGGGGCGCTGCTCTCCGAGAAGATCGTCCACCAGAACAGCAGGCGGATCATCCTGATTGTGGACTACACCAAGTTCGTGTCGCGGCTGGGCGAGAAGCGGGCGCTGCCGGTGGAGGTGGCCAAGTACGGCTGGCAGGCGCAGCAGCGATTCATCAAATCACTCGGCGCAATGTCTGCTGATCTGCGGCAGGACGACTCCGGCGAGCCGTTTACCACGGACCACGGCCACTTCATTCTGGACTGCCGCTTCGACCCCATGGACGACCCCCACGCTTTGGCGCAGGCGTTGGAGTCGCGCGCCGGAATCATGGAGCACGGTCTGTTTCTGAACATGGCCCAGGAGGCGCGGGTGGCCGGTCCGGAGGGCCTGCGCACACTGCGCCGCTAG